The following coding sequences are from one Triticum aestivum cultivar Chinese Spring chromosome 5A, IWGSC CS RefSeq v2.1, whole genome shotgun sequence window:
- the LOC123102336 gene encoding tRNA(His) guanylyltransferase 2 isoform X1 — protein MANSKYEYVKREFEFHRHLPASNWIVVLIDGCHFHRFSELHAFEKPNDERALRLMNACATSMLEKFPDIVFAYGVSDEYSFVFREKTEFHKRRESKIISLCVSYFTSVYGMQWKDFFPNDFKETPYFDGRVVCYPNINTIRDYLAWRQVDCHINNQYNTCFWALVKSGKTEKEAHQALKGTFSKDKNKLLLQQFQVNYNDEPAVFRKGSSVYRDKVKTDDCGNPIKRTREAITVSSFDLIGPEFWENHQYILGEASDYLCLGGKEKYGYEYVKKFDDIHRLPYSNWTIVRISACQFDQFSLIHSFDKPNDETALRLMNACASLMMEQFPDIIFGYGFDNEYSFVFQEKTELYQRDERLIISSCISCFTSFYMMRWKEYFPGKELVQSPHFQVEVFCYPEPRIVCDYLSWRQSECHNRNQYTTCFWMLVKSGEGENKAKEILKDTLPKDKNELLFQRFQMNYNNEPAMFRKGSCAYRQKVEASEDERWDVAVAHVDMGPHFWAKHSYVFDRR, from the exons ATGGCCAATAGCAAGTATGAGTATGTGAAGAGGGAGTTCGAGTTCCACCGCCACCTCCCGGCCTCCAACTGGATCGTCGTCCTCATCGATGGCTGCCATTTCCACCG attCTCGGAGTTGCATGCCTTTGAGAAACCAAATGATGAGAGAGCCTTACGATTGATGAACGCATGTGCCACTTCTATGCTTGAGAAATTCCCTGACATAGTGTTTGCTTATGGTGTTAGCGATGAGTACAG TTTTGTTTTCAGAGAGAAAACCGAATTCCATAAAAGGCGGGAAAG CAAAATTATCTCTTTATGTGTTTCTTACTTCACATCTGTGTACGGGATGCAGTGGAAAGATTTCTTTCCTAATGATTTTAAGGAGACTCCATATTTTGATGGGCGAGTTGTATGCTATCCAAATATAAACACTATTCGTGATTATTTGGCATGGAGACAAGTGGACT GTCATATAAATAATCAGTACAATACATGCTTCTGGGCGTTGGTGAAGTCTGGAAAAACTGAAAAAGAGGCACATCAAGCATTGAAG GGAACATTTTCTAAGGACAAGAACAAGTTGCTTTTGCAACAGTTTCAAGTCAACTATAATGATGAACCGGCTGTGTTTCGGAAAGGATCCAGTGTTTATCGAGACAAG GTTAAAACAGACGACTGTGGGAATCCCATAAAAAGAACCCGTGAGGCAATCACAGTGTCAAGTTTTGATCTCATAGGTCCTGAGTTTTGGGAAAACCATCAATACATTCTTGGAGAAG CATCAGACTACCTGTGTCTTGGGGGGAAAGAAAAATATGGATATGAGTATGTGAAGAAGTTCGACGACATCCATAGGCTTCCGTATTCTAATTGGACCATTGTTCGTATTAGCGCCTGCCAGTTTGATCA ATTCTCACTAATCCATTCATTTGACAAACCAAATGATGAGACTGCTTTAAGATTGATGAACGCTTGTGCTTCACTGATGATGGAGCAATTTcctgatattatctttggctatgGTTTTGATAATGAGTACAG CTTTGTGTTCCAGGAGAAGACTGAATTGTACCAGAGAGATGAGAG ATTAATCATTTCTTCATGTATATCATGTTTCACTTCCTTCTACATGATGAGGTGGAAAGAATACTTCCCCGGTAAAGAACTAGTGCAGTCACCACACTTCCAAGTAGAAGTTTTCTGTTACCCAGAACCAAGGATCGTTTGTGATTATTTGTCCTGGAGGCAATCAGAAT GTCACAACAGAAATCAATACACTACATGCTTTTGGATGTTGGTGAAATCTGGAGAAGGCGAAAACAAAGCTAAGGAGATACTGAAG GACACATTACCAAAGGACAAGAATGAGTTACTTTTTCAgcgatttcaaatgaactacaacaaTGAACCGGCTATGTTTCGAAAGGGTTCGTGCGCTTACCGTCAAAAG GTGGAAGCCAGTGAAGATGAGCGGTGGGATGTGGCGGTGGCCCACGTAGACATGGGGCCACACTTTTGGGCAAAGCATTCTTATGTTTTCGACAGAAGATGA
- the LOC123102337 gene encoding chaperone protein DnaJ: MAGCGEKSDAGVGLYAVLGVASDCSDAELRSAYRKLAMKWHPDKCGSGSSGGSEAAKARFQKIQAAYAVLSDPNKRILYDVGAYDSDGDDEGAGEILGDILKAMNHTPPHEDGESESLEDLHRQFEELFLKPDAYAYARSSKSPSSSSKISAGKK; encoded by the exons ATGGCCGGCTGCGGAGAGAAGAGCGACGCCGGCGTTGGCCTGTACGCCGTGCTCGGCGTTGCGAGCGACTGCTCCGACGCGGAGCTGCGCAGCGCCTACAGGAAGCTGGCCATG AAATGGCATCCGGACAAGTGCGGCAGCGGCAGCTCCGGCGGCTCGGAGGCCGCCAAGGCCAGGTTCCAGAAGATCCAGGCAGCATACGCTG TTCTGTCGGACCCCAACAAGCGTATCCTCTACGACGTTGGAGCCTACGACAGCGATGGCGATGATGAG GGTGCAGGAGAAATACTGGGAGACATCCTGAAGGCCATGAACCACACACCTCCACAC GAAGACGGCGAGAGCGAAAGCCTGGAGGACCTGCACAGGCAGTTCGAGGAGCTGTTCCTCAAACCGGACGCCTACGCCTACGCGCGCTCATCCAAGTCCCCATCGTCGTCGTCCAAGATAAGTGCCGGCAAGAAGTAG
- the LOC123102336 gene encoding tRNA(His) guanylyltransferase 2 isoform X2 — MVLAMSTVLFSERKPNSIKGGKGMLFICSLLHLWKDFFPNDFKETPYFDGRVVCYPNINTIRDYLAWRQVDCHINNQYNTCFWALVKSGKTEKEAHQALKGTFSKDKNKLLLQQFQVNYNDEPAVFRKGSSVYRDKVKTDDCGNPIKRTREAITVSSFDLIGPEFWENHQYILGEASDYLCLGGKEKYGYEYVKKFDDIHRLPYSNWTIVRISACQFDQFSLIHSFDKPNDETALRLMNACASLMMEQFPDIIFGYGFDNEYSFVFQEKTELYQRDERLIISSCISCFTSFYMMRWKEYFPGKELVQSPHFQVEVFCYPEPRIVCDYLSWRQSECHNRNQYTTCFWMLVKSGEGENKAKEILKDTLPKDKNELLFQRFQMNYNNEPAMFRKGSCAYRQKVEASEDERWDVAVAHVDMGPHFWAKHSYVFDRR, encoded by the exons ATGGTGTTAGCGATGAGTACAG TTTTGTTTTCAGAGAGAAAACCGAATTCCATAAAAGGCGGGAAAGGCATGTTATTTATCTGTTCACTTCTTCACTTG TGGAAAGATTTCTTTCCTAATGATTTTAAGGAGACTCCATATTTTGATGGGCGAGTTGTATGCTATCCAAATATAAACACTATTCGTGATTATTTGGCATGGAGACAAGTGGACT GTCATATAAATAATCAGTACAATACATGCTTCTGGGCGTTGGTGAAGTCTGGAAAAACTGAAAAAGAGGCACATCAAGCATTGAAG GGAACATTTTCTAAGGACAAGAACAAGTTGCTTTTGCAACAGTTTCAAGTCAACTATAATGATGAACCGGCTGTGTTTCGGAAAGGATCCAGTGTTTATCGAGACAAG GTTAAAACAGACGACTGTGGGAATCCCATAAAAAGAACCCGTGAGGCAATCACAGTGTCAAGTTTTGATCTCATAGGTCCTGAGTTTTGGGAAAACCATCAATACATTCTTGGAGAAG CATCAGACTACCTGTGTCTTGGGGGGAAAGAAAAATATGGATATGAGTATGTGAAGAAGTTCGACGACATCCATAGGCTTCCGTATTCTAATTGGACCATTGTTCGTATTAGCGCCTGCCAGTTTGATCA ATTCTCACTAATCCATTCATTTGACAAACCAAATGATGAGACTGCTTTAAGATTGATGAACGCTTGTGCTTCACTGATGATGGAGCAATTTcctgatattatctttggctatgGTTTTGATAATGAGTACAG CTTTGTGTTCCAGGAGAAGACTGAATTGTACCAGAGAGATGAGAG ATTAATCATTTCTTCATGTATATCATGTTTCACTTCCTTCTACATGATGAGGTGGAAAGAATACTTCCCCGGTAAAGAACTAGTGCAGTCACCACACTTCCAAGTAGAAGTTTTCTGTTACCCAGAACCAAGGATCGTTTGTGATTATTTGTCCTGGAGGCAATCAGAAT GTCACAACAGAAATCAATACACTACATGCTTTTGGATGTTGGTGAAATCTGGAGAAGGCGAAAACAAAGCTAAGGAGATACTGAAG GACACATTACCAAAGGACAAGAATGAGTTACTTTTTCAgcgatttcaaatgaactacaacaaTGAACCGGCTATGTTTCGAAAGGGTTCGTGCGCTTACCGTCAAAAG GTGGAAGCCAGTGAAGATGAGCGGTGGGATGTGGCGGTGGCCCACGTAGACATGGGGCCACACTTTTGGGCAAAGCATTCTTATGTTTTCGACAGAAGATGA